A window of Accipiter gentilis chromosome 24, bAccGen1.1, whole genome shotgun sequence contains these coding sequences:
- the TSC22D3 gene encoding TSC22 domain family protein 3 isoform X2 encodes MSTGMYQSPMEVAVYQLHNFSISFFSSLLGGDVVSVKLDNSASGASVVAIDNKIEQAMDLVKNHLMYAVREEVEVLKEQIKELLEKNSQLERENSLLKTLASPEQLEKFQSRLPAEVLCAEEQSPGAAAPAQHSGGSAV; translated from the exons ATGAGCACTGGCATGTACCAGTCCCCCATGGAGGTAGCTGTCTACCAGCTCCACAACTTCTccatctcctttttctcctccctgctgggGGGGGACGTGGTCTCCGTGAAGCTCGACAACAG CGCCTCCGGAGCCAGCGTGGTGGCCATCGACAACAAGATCGAGCAGGCAATG GATCTTGTGAAAAATCACCTGATGTATGCAgtgcgggaggaggtggaggtccTGAAAGAGCAAATCAAAGAACTGTTGGAGAAAAACTCCCAGCTGGAGCGTGAAAACAGCCTCCTGAAGACCCTCGCCAGCCCTGAGCAGCTGGAGAAGTTCCAGTCCCGGCTCCCTGCAGAGGTCCTGTGCGCGGAGGAGCAGAGCCCCggggcagctgctccagcccagcactCAGGGGGCTCTGCGGTGTAA